The genomic interval GTCGGGATTGTGTCCAGGCACATCGCTTCCGTGGGCGGTTATCACCAGCGGACAGCCGGTCTTTTTTTTCACCCAAACCCCCAGCGGGCCGGTCGGAAAAATAAAATGCGTATGAATCACATCATAGCGATTTGCGCCGAGCAGCCGACGAATGGTCGGACGAGCCCCGACCAGATACGAAGCCATCTCCGGAATCCGGCACAAATCCGGTCGGCGGCGAAAGGCCGGAACCCGATAAACCCTCACGCCGTCGATTTCGTCCAAAACCGGCAAATCCCCAAACCGCATCGTCACCACATCCGTGCTGTGGCCCAGCCGCACAAACTGACGGCACAGCTCCAGCGTCACCGGAGCGGCGCCGCCGCCGATAGGAGGAAATTCATAATTTAACGTCAGGATATTCATTCCGTCCGCCGGCTCTCCTGCAGCACTACTCTTTCGTTTTTCGCTCCAGCAGCACATGACTGTAGGGCGAAGAAACCTCCTGCACAATCCGGTAGTGCGTCATCACATAGTCCCGCAGGGGCTTCATCGCATCAAACCGCCGGGCCTCCTCCGCCCCGAACTGCCTTTCGAGAAACGCCCGCCAGGATTGTTCATACGTGCCGAGAACCGTCGGGTCCGACGGGACAAATGCCGGCATCTGTCCGGCCTGTCGGCTTGGCATCACCGGCCACAGCTCCAGCGGCGGCCGGTCAAACGGAAAATGCCGCTTGCGGCTGTCCACCAGAAAGGCCGGCGGCTGCTTCTCAAAGCATTCGATCAGATGCAGAACAAACCCGGCCAGACGCTCCGGCGGCAGAATATGCATCCCCTGCTCAAACGCACTGGGCGTCGGGGCCAGCCGCTGCGCCCGCACATAAATTCCCGGATACCACCCCCAGACATAGATGCGGTCCTGCGGACTCGAATGCGTTCGAATGTAGTCGCCGATTTTTTCCCACAGCCCGATTTGTTGCGGCTCCTGAAAGGCCTGCACATAGCCGCGCTGGCGTATCGGCTGCCCCGTCCGGGGGTCCTGATAGGGCTGCCCGGAATAGGGGCTCTTCGAATAGCCGAACACCAGCGGCCAGACCATCGCCGTCATTCCCAGCCCGGCCGCCGCCGCTCCTATCCAATAGACAAGACGAAACGTGCTTTGCCGCATCCGGCGAACATACAGCCACACAGCATACGCCCCTGTCATCGCCCCGGAGGCACACAGCGGCAGATAATACTGTTCATACGAATGCGGACTAATCCACACAAACGCCGTATCCAGCAGCCACCAGAGCCCCAGCAGCCAGATGATTCGCTCCGGAAGCGGAACCGGCCGCACCTTGCGGAGTTTCACAAGAAACCGAACCAGGGCCGCCCCCAGCGAAACCAGCGCTGCGGCTATCGGCAGACCCACAGAGGCATAATAGCGCAGGACAATCGGCGTCTGCCGGGAAAGAGGAAACACCCGCCGGCTGTCAACCACATACGGCACATCGGCCCCGACGGAGCGAATAATCGAACGAATCTGCCCGGACACCCAGTACCAGCTGTCCAAAGAAATCTTCACAAAAGCAAGATTCAGCAGATACGAACGCACATCATTCGGCTCGCTGCCGTCGGCCTGATAAACCAGAACCGAACCAACCGCCGCCGCAGCTGTTATAGCAATAAGACCCGCCGCCCAAACGAACGGACGCACCCGACGGAACAGCTCAGCCGCCCGCGGCAATACAGAGGTCCGCCGAATCCCCCAAACCGCCAGAACCGCCGCATCCGCCAACACAACCGTTCGCAAAACCAGCACAGGAAAACTGTTCCACAGCCAGCCCGCCTGACGCTGCCAGAAGAAAAACAGCGCCAGCGGAAGAAGGCCCGCCGCCGTCCCCGCCAGCAGCAGCCCCAGTTCCTGCTGAAAACGGCGAAATCCGATTTTCCCCCACAATGCCCTCCCCAGAAAGTAAACCGCAAAGGCCGCATCGACCGACAGCCCCGTTGCCTTAAAATAATACGGCCAAATCAGTGCCGCTCCCGTCAGAACCAGCCAGACTTTCCGGCCGGTCTGCTCATAAAAAATCCACAGGCACACCGACAGCACCATCATCGCAATCATATACTGCTCTTTGGTGTTGCCGAATTTGGCCAGATGCGGGGAGGACAAATAAGCGGCCGCCGCCGTCACGGAAAAAATCGCCGCCGTCGTCCCGTACAGCAAACGCACCGCCCAAAACATCGCCGTCAGGGCCAGCCCCTGCAGCAGGGTCTGAATAACCTGCGGACCGGTTTCATTGAACCCGAAACAGGCAACCCCCAGAACATTGACCAGCAGCGTGCCGGGCTGAGCGGACGGGACTTCATCGACCCCCAGCCGTCCTCCCTGCAGAAGGTGAGCCGCTGAATAGACATACGCCCCGCTGTCAAAGGGGTCATCCTGACGAAATTCGAGATACTTGCCCGCCGCAAAAAACAAAACCGCCGGCAGCAGTCCTGCCGCGAGCGAAACAAAATACAGCCCTTTTCCGCCTGTTTTTGCTCCGGCAGCCGCAGCCGCCGTTTTCCTCCGCCGTTCGGCCCGCATCGCCTTTACCCCTTGACCTCTTGGGCGGACCCCGTCGGCTCCAGAATCCGTTCAATCACATAGGTCGGGCGGTCCTGCGATTCATGATAGGTCCGCACCAGAATCTCCGCCAAAAGCCCCATCAGAACAAACTGAACCGCCGTCGTCATCAGAATCAGCGAAACAATCAGCAGCGGATTGCGGTTCATCGAATACTGCTGCACCAGCTTCATATACAGCACCACCGCACCGCAGACAAACGAGCCGAGCAGACAAATCATTCCCAGACCCCCGAACACGTAAATCGGCTTGGTGGAAAAAGAAGACAGAAATTTAATCGTAATCAAATCCAGCAGAACCTTGAAGATTCGGTTCAGGCCGTACTTGGTCTTTCCGTGCAGCCGCGGCCGGTGATTGACGACAATCTCGGCAACCTTTTCGCCGCTCCAGCGGGCCAGAGCGGGAATGAACCGATGCATCTCGCCATAGAGGCGAATGTGTTTGAGCGATTCCGCCCGATAGGCCTTCAGCGTGCAGCCGTAATCATGCAGCCGCACCCCTGTAATCCGTCCGATGAGCCCATTGGCGATCCGGCTCGGCAGCGTCCGCGTAACCGTATTGTCCTTGCGCTCTTTCCGCCAGCCGGAGACAATGTCATAGCCCTCATTCAGCTTGCTGAGCAGACGCGGAATATCCGCCGGGTCATTCTGCCCGTCGGCATCCATCGGAATAATCACCCGTCCCCGCGCATACGTAAAGCCGGCACTCAGCGCCGCTGTCTGGCCGAAATTGCGCCGAAATCGGATAATCCGCAGATGGGGCTGCGTTTTCTGAATCTCCTGGAGGATTTCAAAACTCCGGTCGGTGCTTCCGTCATCGACGGCCAAAATCTCATAGGTCAGCCCCAGTCCGGAAAGAACGGCAGCCAGCTCCCGATGGAGAGATTCCAGATTCGGTTCCTCATTATAAACCGGAATCACAATCGACAAATCCAACGTGCGCTCTTCCATATCGGGCCGATTATACCTGTTCCGCATTTGGGAAACCAGTGTTTTTGCCGTCTATTGTTTCCTGGCTTTATCGGCTTTTTGCAGCGCCGGATTTGCTTTTTGCCGGTCAAGGCTGTATTTTAGAGATATTCAACCTGAACGAAAAATCGCGATGTCCGATAAAACATGTCAACGATGGCTGTTTTGGTTTGCTGCACCGGCTTTGTGCCTGGCCGTCGGGTGCGGTCAGCCCGGAGGGCCGCGAAGCCGGCTGGGCTCGTTTTTCGGAGCACCGGGGGGAATCTATTTTCCGGAGCCGGACCAGCTCGGCAAACACAATTATCAGTCCCCACGCAGGGAAAAGGTCGGAATGGTTTATACCTGCCGGGGCGGCTTTATTGACATCGGACATGTTCGGGAGGCCTCCGACCGAACTTTATATTTACAGCGACTGCTCTACGAAGCCATAATGGACGAAAAAACGCAGGTTTCCTATCGCGTGATTGAACCGTCCCGCTATACCGCCCTCATTGCCTATCCGCCCGGCTGGCATACCTTTTCTGAAGAAAAGAAAAAGGCCCTTGCCTTTGAAGCATCCGTGCGAATGGCGCAAACCTTCACGCACTGGAGCCTGGTCTGGCACGAAATCCTTACCTGGTTCGGGTTTGCCTCCAGCGGAATTTTCTCCGAACACATCTCCGCCTTCTCGTGGGAGGACACGTACTCCGACCTGCTCGGCATTTCTCTGGCCGGGCACGTGATTCGTTCGAAACAATCCTACAACAAAGGAATGACCGAAGCGCTCCAGCGTGCCCTGGCCCATCTGGAGGTCCAGCCCGCCTCTGTCGCCAGAGAAGCGGCCCGTCAGATTGAAGGCAAATGGTACAGCGGCGGATTCTATTTCTTCGTAGAAATGAAAAAACGAAATTTTGCCACCGGGCTCGGCTTTCGACCCGTCGTCCCGCTGCTGGTGCCCGGAATCTGCCCGGATGCCATCCCTTCGCCTCTGCCGGCCCCGTTGCTGCCCTCTCCGACACCGGAAGGATTTGAGGCCGACCTGCTGATTTATCCGGTGGAAACTGAACGATGGAAAATCTACCGCATCTTAAATCTTGAGCCCGAGATGCCTATCCGGCCGGCTCTGCACTTCCCGCCGCTTCTGGAGGAAATCCGAAGCCAGGCCCAGCCCCGTTCCAGCCTCACCTGTCGAAAATCCGCCTCCGGATAAATGAACGGCTCAAAACTGTGCTTCCCTGCCTGCCCAAATCCCCTATATTCACCTTTTAATCTATGACAATCCTATACTGCACTATAAGATTATCATATACTTTTGTTTCCAATTAACAACTGATAAATAACAGAGTATGTCTGGAATGGCCGCCGTGCACTGCAGAAAATTGATTTTCTTGAGTTAAAAAACTCTGCGTTTCCGTCCTAATTTTTTTCAGGAAGCTGCACCGGCGGCGGCAGGTGTTTTGGAAACCTTCTCATCCGCCGGGGCCCCTTTGCCCCGAAAGACAATCACTTTGGTGGGGCACTTTTGACGGGCCGTTTCCGTCGCCTCACTGGGCTGATAGCGGGCATAATCCATCCGGGCCAGATTGTCCTTGACCGCAAACAAATCGCTTTGACGGGCACAAAGCCCGCACCCGATGCAGCCGACGGCACACATCGACCGCGTCGTCTTGCCGTTCTCCCGGCTGCTGCAGGCCACCGTGAGCATCGGCTCGTGCGTGAAAGGCACCATCTCAATCAAACCGCGCGGACAGCCCGCCACGCAGGCCCCGCAGCCGGTGCACTTGTCATAATCCACCACCGCCAGGCCGTTGACAATATGAAGGGCGTCAAAGCGGCACCGCTGGACACAGTCGCCGAAGCCCAGACATCCGAACGCACAGGCCTGCACATTCGGCTGGGCATTCGCACTGGTGCATCCCTCGATGCCTCGGTAGGCGGCATAAAACGTCTTGTCCTCCCGAACCGCCCGGCAGTGCACAATCGGACGCTTCGGAGCACTCCCCTCAGAAATCTGAAGATTCAGTACCGCCGCAATCTTCGCCGAGGTCGCCGCCCCGCCCGGCGAGCAGCGCCCGATCAGCGACGCATCGGCCGCCACGGCTTTGGCATAAGAGGCACAGCCCGCAAAGCCGCACGCCCCGCAGTCCACCTTCGGAAGCACCGCGTGAATCTGCTCAACCTTCGGGTCCGTCGCCACCTTCAGTTTGATGCTGGCCGCCAGCAGCACAGCGGCAAACACAACCCCCAGCCCCGCCAGCAGCAGGGCCGACAGCCCAATCACCTGCATTCCCGTTGCAGCTATCATACATTCGTTCCTGTCATTTCCAAACCATCCGCCGGCGGCCGACGCCTTACCGAATCATTCCGGCAAATCCCATAAACGCCAGCGTCAGCAGCCCCGCCGTAATCAGCGTAATCGGCGCCCCCCGAAGCACCGGCGGCACATCCGCCAGCTCCAGATTCTCCCGGATTCCCGCCATCATGCAGATGGCCAGCGTAAAGCCCAACCCCGCTCCGATGCTGAGCACCACCGCCTCCGGCAGATTGTCAATCCCCCACAAATTGATAAACAGACACATGCCCAGAATCGCACAGTTGGTCGTAATCAGCGGCAGAAAAATCCCGAAACTGTCATACAGCACCGGAAAGAACTTCCGCACATACATCTCCACCAGCTGCACGGCCCCGGCAATCACCAGAATAAAGCACACATACCGCAGCACATCCAGCCCGTACGGCATCAGCACCAGATGGTCAATCAGCCACGTGAGCGTCCCCGCCAGCGTCACCACAAAGGTCACCGCACAGCCCATCCCGAACGCCATATCAATCCGCCCGGAAACCCCCAGATACGGACAAATCCCCAGAAACTTCGTAAAGACCAGATTGTTGACAATCACAATCCCCAGAAAACCGAGCAGCAGGGTTTCAAAGGTATGCATCAGAACACTCCCTTCATTCAGGCCCGTTTTTCGGTCAGGAGTTTCACGCCGCCCAGCATCAGTCCCAGCGTCAGAAACGCCCCGACGGGCATCGCCATTCCCGCCATACGAAACAGCGGCACCTCCGGCAGAGTCAGCAGGGTCACTTTGTGCCCGAACTCAAAAACAATCTGTCCGGTCGCCAGCAGCTCCCGAATCAGCGCCAGGATGGTCAGGGCGCCGGTAAATCCCAGCCCCATCCCGACGGCATCGGCCAGACTGACCAGCAGCCCGTTCTTGCTGGCACAGGCCTCCGCCCGGCAGATAATGATGCAGTTGACGATAATCAGCGGAATATACGGCCCCAGTTTGGCGCTCATCGCCGGCTGATAGGCCTTCAAAAACAAATCCGCAATCGTCACAAACGTCGCTATCGTCAGTGTAAACATCAGAATCCGAAGATGCGGCTTGAGCAGATTGCGCATCAGACTGACCACCAGATTGGACCCGATCAGCACAAAAATCACGCTGGCCCCCATCGTCAGGGCCGCCTGCACGCTGGTTGTCACCGCCAGCGTCGGACACATCCCCAGCAGCAGCCGCAGCACCGGGTTTTCCTGCCACAGCCCCGCCAGAAACGTCCGAGTCAAATGGGTCTGATTGTCCGCCATGCTTAGTTCCTCAGCAAACCCTGTTCCTGCAGCGCCGTCCGCACCGCCGAGACATACCGGTTCAGAATATCCACCACCGCCTGGCTGGTCACCGTCGCTCCGCTGATGGCCACAATTTCGCTGTCAATCCGCTCGGCATCGCCGGTCTTGACCAGCGTCAATGTCTGGGCCGGGGCTCCGACAAACTGTTTCTGATAAAACCCGCCGGGAATCGTGATTTTATCCCCGAAGCCGGGCGTCTCATTGCTGCTGAGCACCCCGAAGCCCGCCAGCTTCTCAAAACCGGCATCCGCCGCCACCACCAGTTTAATCTTGTCGGCAAACCCCGACCCTTCGCACACAAACGCCCAGCCGACGCGCCGCCCCGAATCATCCACGGCCCGGTAGACTTCCACCTGAACCGTCTTGCCTTTGCCCGCATCGACAGGAATCTTGGATTCAATCGGCTCAAACCGTTTCGCCTCCGGGAGCATCCCGCCGGCCAGACGCGTAAACTTTTCCACCTCGTTGCGGGCGATTCGCGGGGCCCAGGCGGTATCGGCTATCGCCAGCAGCACACCGAAAATCAGCGACGAAACCAGCAGCAGCCAGCTTTGTTCCCAAAAAAATCGCAGTTTAGACACGGGGCTTGCCTCCCACCGGCGCCGTATGACAGAGCCGGTCAATCAGGGGCGTGAAGGCATTCATAATCAGAACGGCATACATCACGCCCTCCGGATACTCTCCTGCCGTGCGAATCAGCATAATCAAAAGTCCGACGCCCGCCCCGAAAATCCATTTGCCTCGAACGGAAAGCGGAGCCGTCACCGGGTCCGTTGCGATAAAGAAGGCCCCCAGCATCAGCCCGCCGCCGAACAGATGAAAATCGGGCCGGACAAACACCTCGGGCTTAAACAGCCAGCCGACCCCGGCAAAAATCCCCGCCGACAGCAGCACCGCCAGCGGAATATGATACGTAATCGTCCGGCGAACCAGCAGATACAGGCCGCCCAGCAGCAGCGCCGCCGCGGAGGTTTCCCCGATGCAGCCGCCCACCTGGCCCCAGAACGCCGCCTTCAGCTGACTGTGCACCTGTTCGGCCTTTGCCTGTCCCTTCAGCGCCATCTTGCTCCAGGCCAGCGGGGTCGCCTGCGTGACAGCCTCTACATTCGACGCCTGCACCGTCGGCATCGCCGCATCCAGCGTGGCCGGCACCGTCCAGGTCGTCATCGCCGCCCCGAACGAAGCCGTCAGAAAGGCCCGCGCCGCCATCGCCGGGTTAAATACGTTATTTCCCAGCCCCCCAAAGAGCATCTTGACAATCACAATGGCAAACACGCTGCCGATGACCGCCACGCTCAGCGGCACCGCCGGCGGCAGCGACAGCGCCAAAATCACCCCGGTGACCGCCGCACTCAAATCCCCCAGCGAATTCGGCCTGCGGCGCAGGCGATTGCAGACCCATTCGCTCAGCAGACAAACCGCCACACAAACTGCTATCACAAGCACGGCGTGAAGCCGGAAAAACACCGCCGCCGCCAGCATCGCCGGCACCAGTCCAATCAGCACGTCCGCCATGACACGGCGGGTGGTCAGATTCTGACTCGTATGCGGAGCCGGTGAAACAATAATTTGGCTTAACATGGCTTTCTGGTTCCCGTTTCTATCCCAGCCGCTTCTTTTCCCGGGCCTTCAGCAGTTTGCCCGTTTTGATATACCCCGACAGTTCAATATGCGCCGGACAGACATAACTGCAGCTGCCGCATTCGATGCAGGCGCTCAGATAATACTGCTCGGCCCGGTCCATCCGGAAATGCTTGACGGCATGCGCAATCCGGGTCGGATTGAGTCCTTCCGGACAAACCATCAGACATCGGCCGCAGCGAATACACGCCGTCTGCTGACGGACATACTGGGCCTCCGTCACATCCTCCCGCGTCAGCACCGTCAGCGCCCCGCAGGTTTTGGTCAGAGGCGTGCTCATATCCGCAATCGCAAAGCCCATCATCGGCCCGCCCAAAACCACCTTGGCCGCCCGCTCCGTCAGGCCCCCGCAGTGCGCCAGCAGGTCCTGTACGCTCATCCCAATCGGCACATAATAATTGCCCGGACGCGCAACCGCCCGTCCCGTCACCGTTACCACCCGGTGCGTCAGCGGCTTTTGAAAAACCACCGCCTCGGCAATCGCTGCACAGGTCGCCACATTCAGCACGCACACCCCGATTTGCGGCGGAATCCCGCCGGTGGGAACCTGCTTGTCCAGAACGGCCCGAATCAGCTGCCGTTCCCCGCCCTGCGGATATTTGGTCTTCAGCACAACAATCTGAATATCTTCCGAACATCGGCAGCGCGACAAGACCTGCTCAAAGGCCTTCACCGCTTCCGGCTTGTTGTCCTCAATCCCAATCCGGACCGTCTGACAGCCGGCGGCGCGGGCCGCCAGGCGAATCCCCGCCAGAATCTGCCGGGTCCACTCGAGCATAATCCGGTAATCGCAGGTGATATACGGTTCGCACTCGCAGCCGTTGATAATCAGCGTATGCTTGGGCATCGCCGGATTCGGCTCGACCTTAACGCGGGTCGGAAAACCGGCCCCGCCCATCCCCACCAGCCCCGCTTCCTGAATCGCATTGCAAATCTGCTCCGGTGAAAAGGAGCCGGGGTCAAACTCCTCCCCAAACCGTTCCGGCTGCGGCTGCCGCGGCGGGTTGTCCTCCGGGTTGACCTCCAGATATACCGCCATCGTCCGCCCGATAACCGGATGCGAGGCCAGCGCAATGTCCTTCACCACGCCGTTGACCGGCGAATGAATCGGCGCCGAGACATATGCATCCGAACGGCCGATCGGCTCTCCGAACGCAACAGCCTGCTTCTTTTGAACCAGCGGCTTGCACGGCGCTCCGATGTGCTGAACCAGCGGCAGAACAAGCTGACGCGGTGTCGGAACCGCCTCAATCGGACAGGACTCCGTATAATGCTTATTCTCCAGCGGATGAACTCCGCCCTTAAATGTCTTTTTCCCCGTGAAATTCATCTTGTTTTTTCCCGGAACCGATGCAGCGTTTTGTCCAGCTCGGAACGGCCAGCCGAACCGCCGCCGCCGTCAAAATCCCGAAAACCGCCGACAGCAGAAAAACCGCCGCCGTACGAAGCGGCGGGTCCTCGATTTGACCTTTCATCCAGATGTCCAGCCCCGCCGCAGAAACCGCAAAAACAATTAGCGGAGCCAAAAAAATCAAAATGGACTTCCAAACAACCGACGGCCCCTTTGCCTTCCCGAGGGCTTCATAAACAGATTGGCAGTCTCTTTGCAAACCGCAGCGGCGGCACGCTTCATCCATCGCTGTATCTTTCCGAAAATACTATAAAGGATTCTTATATACCCTTGTCCACTGCCTGCCGCAAGAAAAAATTTCAGCCCGCCGAACCCCGCCGGAACCTACCACAAACCGTCCGGCTTGAATCCGCCGACCTCCAGAATCCGCGAAGGAGATTCCGGCATTCCCGTTTTGGACGACAGATACGCCGCCTCCAGAACCGCCATCGTCCGCAAATCCGTCTCCGGCGGCGGAAACAGCAGCCGCTGGGGATTTTCCAGATGCCCCAGATACATCTCCCAGAATCCCCGCGCCCACGCCGACGGCTCTGCACAAATCCGCCGCCGCTCCAGAACCCGACCGTCATGCCCGCAAACCGTCAGCTGCTCACGCTCCAGTGTAACAAAACGCTCCTTCCCGCATACCCGCAGATACTCCGCAGGCGGTCCGAGCGTGCGGCTGGCCGAAATCTCCGCAATCAGCGAATCCGAAAACCGCATCACCGCCGCCGCCGTATCCTCCGTGGTGCTCAGCCGCTGCTGACGGTCCGGCGCCTGACTGCACCGCTGCATATACACCTGCTGCGGCAGGCCGAAATGAAGCAGCAGACAGTCCAGTAGCCAGTAGGTATTCTGAATCAGAACGCCCCCGCCGGCCAGCGACGGGTCAAACCGCCATCGGTCCTGCGGCTCCGAAAGGTCCTGCGGCACCCGGCAGACCAGGGAAATCAAATGCCAGTAATTAACATCCTCCCGATCGGCGGCCTCTCCGAAAATCTGCAGCAGCGGATGAAACCGCTGCGGTTCAATAACCACAAAATGCCGTCCCTGTCGGTACGCCGTTCGAATCCACTCGGAGGCCTGTTCAAACGAAAGTCCGGCCGGAGCCGTCTTAAACACTGTACACTGCTTTTCAATCGCCAGCGAAATCCATTCCGCACACTGGTACGTAGGCCCCCCCGCCAGAAAAATCTTCGGTCCCGTCTGAACCAGCATCCGCCGGACATCATCATACGCCGTGCATTCAAACCGCCGCGCCGCCGCCCCTGCCCGTTCCGGGTCCAAATCCGCTACACCGCACACCGCAAAACTGTCCTTCAGCGCAAAGGCACACTCCAGCAGCGTCTCTATCTCCTTCGTCAGACCGAACGCAGCGATTTTCAGCGGACGTTCATTCATCGGCTCTGTCCCATGTTCCTGCGGCCTTCCCTGCCTTCCGGAGTCCCGATTCGGTCAGACCCGCAAATTTATACAAAGACTTCGGGCACTGGAAACTGCCGGCACAAATCCCGGACTTCTCGCCCGACTTTTTCAATCACCGACTCGTTGTCCAGATTTTCCGCCACGGTCTTAATCCACAGCGCAATCTGGTCCATCTGCTCTTCTTTCATTCCGCGCGTGGTCGTCGCCGGCGTCCCCAGACGCAGGCCGCTCGGATTGAACGGCGGCGCCGTATCCCCCGGCACGGAATTGTAATTGCACTCAATATGGGCCCGGTCCAGGGCCTTGGCCAGCGGCTTGCCCGCCAGACCTTTGTTCCGCAAATCAATCAGAATCAAATGATTATCCGTGCCGCCGGACACCAGGTTAAATCCGTACTCCAGCAGCCGTTCGGCCAGCCGTTTGGCGTTTTTAACGATTTGCCGGGCGTATTCCTGAAACGAAGGCAGCGCCGCCTCTTTCAGAGCCACCGCCACAGCGGAAATGGTATGCATATGCGGTCCGCCCTGCAGACCGGGAAAGACCGACTTGTTGACCGCCGCCGCATGCTGCTGTTTGAACAGTATCATCCCGCCGCGAGGGCCCCGAAGCGTCTTGTGCGTCGTGGTTGTCACCACATCCGCATACGGAATCGGGCTCATATGAACCCCTCCGGCCACCAGACCGGCAATATGAGCCATATCACAGATGTGATAGGCCCCGACCGCCTTGGCTATCCGGTCAAACTGAGCAAAATCAATCTGACGCGGATACGCACTCGAGCCGGAAATCAGAATCTTCGGACGATGCTCCCTGGCCAGCTGTTCAATCCGGTCATAATCCAGCCGTCCGGTGGCCGGGTCCAGCTCATACTGAACCGACTTGAAAAACTTGCCCGTATAACTGACCTTCCAGCCGTGCGTCAGATGCCCGCCGTGCGGCAGCGCCAGCCCCATAATCGTATCGCCCGGTTCCGCCAGCGCCCCGTAGGCCGCCAGATTCGCCTCCGAACCGGAATGCGGCTGGACATTCGCCCCTTCGGCCCCGAACAGCTCCATCGCACGCCGACAGGCCAGCATCTCAATCTGGTCTGTAAACTGCTGACCTTCATAATACCGCTTGGTCGGATACCCCTCCGAATATTTATTGGTCAGACAGCTGCCGGTGGCCTCTCGAACTGCCTTGGAGACATAATTTTCCGAAGGAATCAGCCGAATCGAACCGGCCTGCCGGGCTTCTTCCCCGCATATCAGTTCGTAAATCTGATGATCCGTTCGTTCCAATGATGAACCCATTCTCAAACTCCAAATGAAATATCCGTTTTTTTAGAAAAGGGTTTT from Anaerohalosphaeraceae bacterium carries:
- a CDS encoding RnfABCDGE type electron transport complex subunit B gives rise to the protein MIAATGMQVIGLSALLLAGLGVVFAAVLLAASIKLKVATDPKVEQIHAVLPKVDCGACGFAGCASYAKAVAADASLIGRCSPGGAATSAKIAAVLNLQISEGSAPKRPIVHCRAVREDKTFYAAYRGIEGCTSANAQPNVQACAFGCLGFGDCVQRCRFDALHIVNGLAVVDYDKCTGCGACVAGCPRGLIEMVPFTHEPMLTVACSSRENGKTTRSMCAVGCIGCGLCARQSDLFAVKDNLARMDYARYQPSEATETARQKCPTKVIVFRGKGAPADEKVSKTPAAAGAAS
- the rsxC gene encoding electron transport complex subunit RsxC produces the protein MNFTGKKTFKGGVHPLENKHYTESCPIEAVPTPRQLVLPLVQHIGAPCKPLVQKKQAVAFGEPIGRSDAYVSAPIHSPVNGVVKDIALASHPVIGRTMAVYLEVNPEDNPPRQPQPERFGEEFDPGSFSPEQICNAIQEAGLVGMGGAGFPTRVKVEPNPAMPKHTLIINGCECEPYITCDYRIMLEWTRQILAGIRLAARAAGCQTVRIGIEDNKPEAVKAFEQVLSRCRCSEDIQIVVLKTKYPQGGERQLIRAVLDKQVPTGGIPPQIGVCVLNVATCAAIAEAVVFQKPLTHRVVTVTGRAVARPGNYYVPIGMSVQDLLAHCGGLTERAAKVVLGGPMMGFAIADMSTPLTKTCGALTVLTREDVTEAQYVRQQTACIRCGRCLMVCPEGLNPTRIAHAVKHFRMDRAEQYYLSACIECGSCSYVCPAHIELSGYIKTGKLLKAREKKRLG
- a CDS encoding RnfABCDGE type electron transport complex subunit D, encoding MLSQIIVSPAPHTSQNLTTRRVMADVLIGLVPAMLAAAVFFRLHAVLVIAVCVAVCLLSEWVCNRLRRRPNSLGDLSAAVTGVILALSLPPAVPLSVAVIGSVFAIVIVKMLFGGLGNNVFNPAMAARAFLTASFGAAMTTWTVPATLDAAMPTVQASNVEAVTQATPLAWSKMALKGQAKAEQVHSQLKAAFWGQVGGCIGETSAAALLLGGLYLLVRRTITYHIPLAVLLSAGIFAGVGWLFKPEVFVRPDFHLFGGGLMLGAFFIATDPVTAPLSVRGKWIFGAGVGLLIMLIRTAGEYPEGVMYAVLIMNAFTPLIDRLCHTAPVGGKPRV
- a CDS encoding FMN-binding protein; the protein is MSKLRFFWEQSWLLLVSSLIFGVLLAIADTAWAPRIARNEVEKFTRLAGGMLPEAKRFEPIESKIPVDAGKGKTVQVEVYRAVDDSGRRVGWAFVCEGSGFADKIKLVVAADAGFEKLAGFGVLSSNETPGFGDKITIPGGFYQKQFVGAPAQTLTLVKTGDAERIDSEIVAISGATVTSQAVVDILNRYVSAVRTALQEQGLLRN
- a CDS encoding glycosyltransferase family 2 protein, whose amino-acid sequence is MEERTLDLSIVIPVYNEEPNLESLHRELAAVLSGLGLTYEILAVDDGSTDRSFEILQEIQKTQPHLRIIRFRRNFGQTAALSAGFTYARGRVIIPMDADGQNDPADIPRLLSKLNEGYDIVSGWRKERKDNTVTRTLPSRIANGLIGRITGVRLHDYGCTLKAYRAESLKHIRLYGEMHRFIPALARWSGEKVAEIVVNHRPRLHGKTKYGLNRIFKVLLDLITIKFLSSFSTKPIYVFGGLGMICLLGSFVCGAVVLYMKLVQQYSMNRNPLLIVSLILMTTAVQFVLMGLLAEILVRTYHESQDRPTYVIERILEPTGSAQEVKG
- a CDS encoding RnfABCDGE type electron transport complex subunit A; the encoded protein is MHTFETLLLGFLGIVIVNNLVFTKFLGICPYLGVSGRIDMAFGMGCAVTFVVTLAGTLTWLIDHLVLMPYGLDVLRYVCFILVIAGAVQLVEMYVRKFFPVLYDSFGIFLPLITTNCAILGMCLFINLWGIDNLPEAVVLSIGAGLGFTLAICMMAGIRENLELADVPPVLRGAPITLITAGLLTLAFMGFAGMIR
- a CDS encoding DUF4056 domain-containing protein; amino-acid sequence: MSDKTCQRWLFWFAAPALCLAVGCGQPGGPRSRLGSFFGAPGGIYFPEPDQLGKHNYQSPRREKVGMVYTCRGGFIDIGHVREASDRTLYLQRLLYEAIMDEKTQVSYRVIEPSRYTALIAYPPGWHTFSEEKKKALAFEASVRMAQTFTHWSLVWHEILTWFGFASSGIFSEHISAFSWEDTYSDLLGISLAGHVIRSKQSYNKGMTEALQRALAHLEVQPASVAREAARQIEGKWYSGGFYFFVEMKKRNFATGLGFRPVVPLLVPGICPDAIPSPLPAPLLPSPTPEGFEADLLIYPVETERWKIYRILNLEPEMPIRPALHFPPLLEEIRSQAQPRSSLTCRKSASG
- the rsxE gene encoding electron transport complex subunit RsxE gives rise to the protein MADNQTHLTRTFLAGLWQENPVLRLLLGMCPTLAVTTSVQAALTMGASVIFVLIGSNLVVSLMRNLLKPHLRILMFTLTIATFVTIADLFLKAYQPAMSAKLGPYIPLIIVNCIIICRAEACASKNGLLVSLADAVGMGLGFTGALTILALIRELLATGQIVFEFGHKVTLLTLPEVPLFRMAGMAMPVGAFLTLGLMLGGVKLLTEKRA